The Cellulosimicrobium cellulans genome contains the following window.
CCGTCCGTCGCGGCCGGGTCGTCCCCGCCGCCGACGGCGGTCAGCGCGTCCGCCACGAGGCCCGCCCGCTCGTCCGCGTCGGCGGGCAGCGGCGCCGCCGTCGCGAAGACGGACCACATCGCGTAGCGGATGGTGGTGTTGATCTGCTCGTGGTCCGCAGGGACGCGCGCGGCGTCGTTCATCGGGGGTTCCTCCCTGGTCGGTGCGGGTTCTTCAGCGTCGAGCTCAGCGTCGAGCTCGACGTCGAGCTCGACGTCGAGCTCGAGGGGGCGGGCTCAGCCGTGGACGTCCGTGCTGCACAGTGCGGGCACGCCGCTCGGCTCGCCGTCGCGACGCAGGCAGCAGCCCGGCGCGCACACCGACCGGAACGCCGGGAGGTCGCCGACGGTGGCCTCCTCGATGTCCTCGCCCCGCGCGAGGGCCGCGCGCTCGACGAGCAGGTCGACCAGCCCGCGCACGAACGGCTCGCGCGTGCCGACGGTCCCGGCGCGGACCGCGGTCATCCCGAGCTCCGTCGCGGTCGCCATGGCCTCCGTGTCGAGGTCGTAGGCGACCTCCATGTGGTCCGACACGAACCCGATCGGCGAGAGCACGACGTCGCGGACGCCGTCCTTCGCGATCTCCTCGAGGTGGTCGTTGACGTCCGGCTCGAGCCACGGCTGGCTCGGCGGGCCCGAGCGCGAGCAGTAGGCGAGGTCCCACGCGACGTCGTGGCCGAGGCGCGCCGACACCTCGGCCACGACCACGCGCGCGAGGTCGAGGTGCTGCTCGGAGTACGTCGCGTGCGAGACGCGCGACGCGGCCTCCATCGTGTCCGGGATGGAGTGGGTGACGAACACGAGGCGAGCGGCGGCGACGTCCCCGCCCCGGCCCGCGAGCGCGGCGTACGCGTCGAGCACCGCGTCCACGTTCGCCTGCGCGAAGCCCGGGTGGTTGAAGTACGAGCGCACCTTGTCGAACTGCACGCCCGTGGACCCGTCGGGGCCGAGCTGACCGCGCCCGTCGAGCACGACGGCGAGGTCCTCGCGGTACTGGCGGCACCCCGAGTACGACGAGTACGCCGACGTCACGAGCGCGACGGCGTTCTTCGCGCCCCTCGCCTCGAGCTCGTCGATCGCGTCGGTCGTGTACGGCTCCCAGTTGCGGTTGCCCCACACGACCGGCAGCTCGACGCCGCGGCGCGCGAGCTCCGCCTCGAGGGCCGCCTTCAGCGCGAGGTTCTGCTCGTTGATGGGACTCTTGCCGCCGAAGCCGTAGTAGTGCTCGCCGACCTCCTCGAGGCGCGCGTCGGGGATGCCCTTGCCGGCGGTGACGTTGCGCAGGAACGGCACGACGTCCTCGGGCTTGTTCGGGCCGCCGAACGAGTAGAGCAGGAGCGCGTCGTAGGGGCTCAGGTCGGGGGCGGGACCGGGGTCGACGGCGCTCGCGGCAGCGGCAGGCTCGGCGGCCCGGCCCGCGTCGGCAGCGACGTCCTGGGGGGAGAACGGGGGCATGCTCCCGATCATGGCACCTGCTCCGGGCCCCGCCCGCCCGGAAGCCGACCGGGGGGACGTGACATTGACGGGACAGAGTGTCACCTCGTCAGGGCCCCTCGCCGAGGCCCCTAGACTCGGGCTCGCTCGCTCCTCGGGCCGGGCACCGGGCACCGTCGCCCGCCGCGCAGGACCGCCCGAGCCGTACCACGTGGAGGTGGAGCGGTGCCGCTCCCGGAGATCACCGAGCGCGTGCCGCTCACCCTGCCCGACGGCCTGCTCGACCGCCGCTCGATCGGGTGGGCGCGGCAGCCGCTCGTCGACACGTCCGGCGTCGCGCGGGACGGCCGCCGCCATGCGGGCCGGAACAAGCGCTGGGAGTACTGGGGCGTCGTCACCCCGACGCACGTCC
Protein-coding sequences here:
- a CDS encoding ferrochelatase encodes the protein MPPFSPQDVAADAGRAAEPAAAASAVDPGPAPDLSPYDALLLYSFGGPNKPEDVVPFLRNVTAGKGIPDARLEEVGEHYYGFGGKSPINEQNLALKAALEAELARRGVELPVVWGNRNWEPYTTDAIDELEARGAKNAVALVTSAYSSYSGCRQYREDLAVVLDGRGQLGPDGSTGVQFDKVRSYFNHPGFAQANVDAVLDAYAALAGRGGDVAAARLVFVTHSIPDTMEAASRVSHATYSEQHLDLARVVVAEVSARLGHDVAWDLAYCSRSGPPSQPWLEPDVNDHLEEIAKDGVRDVVLSPIGFVSDHMEVAYDLDTEAMATATELGMTAVRAGTVGTREPFVRGLVDLLVERAALARGEDIEEATVGDLPAFRSVCAPGCCLRRDGEPSGVPALCSTDVHG